The DNA region GCGGTGCAGTAAAACAGCGCACTGTCTCCCTGCGCTACCACCGAGTCGGCACTGGCCAGCGCTTTGATGCGGGGTGGCACGTTTGCAACCGATTCGCCATTCTGGTAGTCGATCACGATGCCGTTGACAAGCCGCCGGTGGCCCACGACGGTTTCGGTTCCGGTGCCCGGCACCACCACCAGCACCACGGCGGCATTGGCCGGAAGCGGGAGCGCCGTCATGCCCGAGGCGTTCTCGACCACAAACTGGTTGCTCACTGCGTCGTAGAGACGGTATTGACCTGCGCCTACGTCGATCGATACCGTCTGCGCCGTTGTGTAGGGGTTGTAATACAGGTACGTCGGGTAGGCGTCTTTCTGGAAATAGTCGGTTCTGCGCGCATCCAGCCGCAGAATCATGGGCACCTCCGTGGTGTCGACAATACCGCCCAGAATGCCCACGTGCGACGAACCGTAGAGTGTCAGGTTGGTCGCGCCCCAGCCGCCGTCCATCGCATCGCCGGTGGCGTAGGGCGATTGTCCGTTTTTCTGGCGGCGGATGGCCTCGTAGCCGATGTAGCCCTTCGGGTCGTACTGCTGCGCCCAGTCTTCATTGTCCTGCTGTTCGGCGGGCAGGTACGGCGCATAAAACAGGCGGGAGGCGTTCGCCAGGTTCAACATCCACTTCCCGATGGCCCGCGCAAAGCGGTCGTCGTAGCGCACCAGCGGCACCAGCGCCCCGGCCTGTTCGTAGCCGTTCATGGCGAAGGCGTAGTCGTTGCTGCTGACCTCCCCGATCAGCCCCGACACCTCGTAGCCGCCCCACGTGCCGGTAATCGCTCCCCAGCTCCGCAACGGCCCAACGTTGAAACACCAGTTCATCAGTTTCTCCACGTCGTACGCCGTTCCGAGCTCGGCGTTCATGCGCGCGGCGGCGTAAACCCCATAGGGCAGTTGCAGTTCGTACGAAGGGTTGTTCGTGAGTCCTGACAGAAACTCCAGGCACCACTCCGCCCCTTTGCGGTAGCGCTCTTCACCCGTTTCCACGTAGGCGTTGTACAAAAGCCAGCCCAGCGCGCCCGCCGCTTCCGGCTCGATCACTCCGGAGGTCAATGGCGTCATGGAAGCCAGTCGCCAGGCCCGGTAGTTCATGTTCGGCTGTTGCCAGGGCGCTTCCTGCCCGCCCATGGTTTCGACGGCTTCGAGCCAACGATCTGCCACGGTGGTGAGTTGGGTCGCAAACGCCGGCGTGTTGGGATAGAGGTCGTAGAGTTGGTAGAAAAACACGTTCGGCATCACGTCGTACCACCAGTCGTTGCCGCTACTCGTCACTTTACCGTTCAGGTACACGTTTTCGCCCGGGCGGCGGTTGAACCACTCGCGCGCCTGCACCACCCAGTTTTCTCCGTACTGGTTGCTTTTGTCGAGGCCCACCAGCGTCGCGCCGATCAGGGCGGGCAGCGCATTGATGCCTTCGTGGTTGTCGGGGTAAGGCGTTCCGACCACCGTGTGCAGTCCGAACGAAGGCTGGTCGGGATAGTTGACCGGCGTCTCGTCCCGTTCGATCAGCGGCAGGTACGCACCCGTCCGCGAGAAATCAAACACCAGGGAGTCGTAGCCACGCGCCACACGAGCCCAGTCGCGCATCAGGTAGGGCGTCGGTTGGTCGGGCATTTGGTCGATGCGCGGAATGGCGATCTGCTGTCCCCAGACGGGCAGTGCGATCAGTAGAAGCAGAAGGGTGGTACGTAAGGGCAACCGTGTGTGCGTTAGGATTGAGAAAAAGTTAATCGCCGTAGCCGGGGTTCTGGGTGAGCTGCGCGTTCAGGTCCTGTTCGGTCTGCGGAATGGGAA from Catalinimonas alkaloidigena includes:
- a CDS encoding LamG domain-containing protein, translating into MPLRTTLLLLLIALPVWGQQIAIPRIDQMPDQPTPYLMRDWARVARGYDSLVFDFSRTGAYLPLIERDETPVNYPDQPSFGLHTVVGTPYPDNHEGINALPALIGATLVGLDKSNQYGENWVVQAREWFNRRPGENVYLNGKVTSSGNDWWYDVMPNVFFYQLYDLYPNTPAFATQLTTVADRWLEAVETMGGQEAPWQQPNMNYRAWRLASMTPLTSGVIEPEAAGALGWLLYNAYVETGEERYRKGAEWCLEFLSGLTNNPSYELQLPYGVYAAARMNAELGTAYDVEKLMNWCFNVGPLRSWGAITGTWGGYEVSGLIGEVSSNDYAFAMNGYEQAGALVPLVRYDDRFARAIGKWMLNLANASRLFYAPYLPAEQQDNEDWAQQYDPKGYIGYEAIRRQKNGQSPYATGDAMDGGWGATNLTLYGSSHVGILGGIVDTTEVPMILRLDARRTDYFQKDAYPTYLYYNPYTTAQTVSIDVGAGQYRLYDAVSNQFVVENASGMTALPLPANAAVVLVVVPGTGTETVVGHRRLVNGIVIDYQNGESVANVPPRIKALASADSVVAQGDSALFYCTAEDQDGDSLTYTWSATGGTFQGSGAAVAWIAPDTSGTFTLTCTVSDGQGGTATAQDTIRVVPYISYAPVITRLHALPRKIGTGASATLICEATDLNPSDTLTFTWSAPEGTFAGSGDTVTWTAPATPGNYVLTCFVDDGYGNTVADSLDVMVRDLSATPTGNLVAWYLFNGNADDASGYGNDGTVSGPRLTDDRFGNTQQAYFFDGINDVITVPSSESLNFQDAITVSFWMRLDRFYDREMHPISHGSWQNRWKTSIGANRLRWTVKTSMTTKDLDSEDSLDLSRWYHVVTTYDGADYEIWLDGELNAFTAVTGEILTTPLSLTIGQVLPGESGFNFRGALDDIRIYNYALSPDAIVALNLDSTITSAEGGPNFDGYQLAGPVPNPVLHEASVQFQLPQRQHITLNLYNAVGAEVATLVDGWYERGTHTLRWRPNALPGGLYFYRLETAGGFAATRKVLLQKP